The Calothrix sp. PCC 7507 DNA segment CAAAACCAGTGCCACCATAGCTATTACGGGCGGCTACTACCTGACGAGGGGATATCGCCTCATAAATATCCGCTGCAAAAGCTGGGTGTAGTTGTTGCCATTCCTCCAAGCTTAAATCTTTGAGGAGTTTACCTGCTGTGATACTAGTTTTTACTACTTTGCCGACGAGGTTATAGGCTTCTCGGAACGGAACACCCCGCGCTGCCAAATAATCTGCGACATCGGTAGCGTTAGAAAAGTCTTCTGTGACTGCTTGAGCCAAGCGTTGGGTGCGAAATTCTAAACCTTCTTGTAACAAAATTGTCATTGCTTCCAGACAAGCTTTAACGGTGTTAACACTATCAAATAAACCTTCTTTATCTTCTTGCAAGTCTTTGTTGTATGCCAGGGGTAGCCCCTTCATAATCACCAACATCGCCTGGAGATGTCCAAATACACGCCCGGTTTTCCCCCTGACTAATTCTGGTACGTCGGGGTTTTTCTTTTGGGGCATGATGCTAGAGCCAGTGGCGCATCTATCTTTGAGGGTGACAAAGCGGAATTCTTCTGATGACCAAAGAATAACTTCTTCCGAGAGGCGACTGAGGTGAACCATAATCAAGCTAGCAGCACAGAGAAATTCGATCGCAAAGTCGCGATCGCTCACTCCATCAAGGCTATTAGCATAAATGCTTTTGAATTGCAAGAAATTGGCTGTGTAGTGGCGATCTATAGGGAAAGTTGTTCCCGCCAAAGCACCACACCCTAAAGGTGAGATATTCACACGGCGTTCCACATCTCCTAGGCGTTCCCAGTCGCGTTGCGTCATCTGAAAGTACGCCAAAAGATGGTGCGCTAAACTTAGGGGTTGGGCACGTTGCAAATGAGTATAGCCAGGAATCAGAGTCTCAACGTTTTTTTCAGCTATATCTAATAGAACAGTTTGAAATTCTCGTAAATGGCTTTTAATTTGTTGGATTTGGTCGCGGAGGTAGAGTCTAGTGTCAGTACCTACTTGGTCATTACGCGATCGCGCTGTATGCAGCTTTTTACCTACATCACCAACAATTTCTGTCAATCGCCGTTCCACAGCAAAATGCACATCTTCAGCATCGACACCAGGCTGAAATTTGCCTTGGCGATATTCCTGGCGAATTTGTTCTAAACCTATAAACAGTTGCTCTCCCTCTTCGGGGGAAATAATCCCAGTATGAGCCAGCATTTTCGCATGAGCTTGAGAACCGGTTAGGTCATATTCTATTAATTCAATATCAAAACCTATACTGGCATTAAAACGGGCGATCGCCGGATGCAACGCTGATTCAAATCGCTGACTCCAAGTTTGTTCTTTGGTCATAATTTAGGTACTGGGTACTGGGTACTGGGTACTGGGTACTGGGTACTGGGGATTGGTTAACAGTCAAGGATTATTCTCTCACTCCCTCACCTCCCAATTCCCCATGCCCCATTCCCTTTGAGTATCAACCGTAACTAGTTAGATTCCGAATCATATAGCCAATGACCAAACCAATCAACAGTGCCCAAACTTGACCTGTCTGGATAAAGTGGTTCCAAGCTTTTTGCATCTGATCAATAATGTTTGGATCAGTAATATTTTGTGCCAGCAGAGAGGCATTCACGGGCAAATGCCAAAATAACTGAGATATCGAATCGCTGAAGTAGTGCATGTTTGTTATTTGTCAGGAATCAGGAGTCAAGAGTCCAGGGTCAAGAGTCAAGAGTTATTTCTCCCCCATTCCCTATTCCCTGTTCAATGACCTTAATGTCATAACCTCAAGATGTAGGCTTTGCCAACCGCAATTTCTCGGCTGTTCGCAAAATTTGCCCTGCTAACACTGCTGCACCAAAGCCATTATCGATGTTTACTACACCAACTCCAGCTGCACAAGAGTTAAGCATTGTCAATAGAGGTGCCAACCCACCAAAACTTGCACCATAACCGATGCTGGTGGGTACGGCAATCACTGGACAATCCGCCAAACCTGCAACCACGCTGGGTAATGCGCCTTCCATCCCTGCTACTACAATCAACACCGATGCTGACTCAATTACATGGCGGTTATTCAGCAGACGGTGAATACCCGCAACACCGACATCCCAGAGGCGCTGGACACGGAATCCAGAAAGTTCGGCAGTGACAGCTGCTTCTTCCGCAACTGGTAAATCGGCAGTACCAGCCGAAAGAATGCTGATTACACCCTCAAATTGTGGTGCGATGTCAAGGGGTGTAATGGCACAAATTCGTGCTAAATCGTAGTATCGCAAACCTTTAACCTTCGATTGCAGTGCATCGTACACTGCTGGTTCAATTCTGGTTGCCATCACCACCGGATTGCGATCGCGCATCACCGCTATAATTTGAGCAATTTGATCGGGAGTTTTACCCGGCCCCCAAATCACTTCAGGAAAACCAGTTCTTAAATGACGATGGTGGTCAATTTTGGCAAACTCACCCACTTTTTCATAAGCTAAGTCTTTGAGTGAGTCTAATGCCATATCTGGAGATACTTTACCATTGGCAACCGCTTCTAAGAGCGATCGCAAAGCTTCAGGTTGAGTCACGGCTATTTGGGGATTGGGGGATTGGGGACTGGGAATTGGGGATTGGGGAATTGGGAATTGGGGATTGGGGACTGGGGATTGAGGACTAGGGACTGGGGAATTGGGAATAACTCCTGACTCTTGACTCCTGACTCTTGACCCTTGATCCTTGACCAATTCATTATCTACTTTGTGACCTTGATTTCATGAATGTTCCAGAATGCGCCGCCAAGGGCAGAGAAGTTAATACCTTCAAAGCGATCGCGCACTGCAGACAAGGAATAGGCATTAACCAAATGAATCAGAGGTAAATATTCTTGAGATAGCTGCTGCGTTTGCACATAAATTTCTTTGCGTTTAGCGTCGTCTAACTCCCTTGCTGCTTTAATATAAAGTTCACCAATTTTCGCTTCCCAAGGAGATGCTTCCCAACCCTCAACTGGCTTTTGCCCTGCTTGGGGTTTCTGATTAAATAGATGTGATCCCCCTTGAGGAGACCAAAGATTAGCACTATCATTTGGTTCTAATCCAGCACCAAATCCAATCAATCCAGCATCAAAGTCTAAGGTGTTAGTAATTTTGTCTGTGTATGTATTCCATGCTAAAGGAGTGAAATCTACTTGAATACCAATTTTGCTCAAGTCCTGTTTTATCTGTGTGCCTATGGCTTCACGGATCTTATTACCAGCATTTGTGAGCAAAGTAAAGCGAACGCGATTCCCTTGAGTATCGATTAACTGATCCTGTTCGTTATATTTAAATCCTGCTTTTATTAACAGTTGCTTTGCTTTTTCTGGATTATGGTCATAGGCTTTTAAGCCGTCTTTAGGCGAAATATAATAGGGACATTGCACCGCCAGTGGTGAATCTTGGAGTTTACCCAAACCACGGTATGTATTGTTAATCATTGTTTGCCTATCAATCGCATAGGCTACTGCTTGCCGAAATTCTACAGTATTAAACCAACGTGATTTAATAGGATCAACCAATGGCTTGCCGTCTCTTTTACCTTTATTTAAATTGAAGAATATAAAAGTTGTACTAGGACTAGATCCCCCATTATAAATTTTAAAATTCCCTTGCTTTTCTTGCACTTTGAGCAAAGAAAAATATTCTGGCGTCACCCCTACATTATCTAAACCTCCAGAACGAAATTGCAGTAAGGAAGTATCTGTTGATTCTACGATTTGCCAAACAATTCGTTCTATATAAGGCTGGGGATTCCCTTGAGCATCTTTGCGCCAGTAGTAAGGATTGCGTCGAAAAATTAAACGTTGGCTAGTGTCGTAGCGTTCTAGTTTGTAAGGACCATTAACGATTAATTGATCTGGTGGAGTATCAACACCCCACTTCGTTAGAAATAGTGGTTTTCCTTCGCTATCTTTTGTTTTTACCGATTTTTCGAGGGCATGAGCAGGTAAAATTGCATTGGCTGTAGCACTACTTAAGAAAGGGGCAAATGGTTCTGGAGTAGTGAATTCAACCCGCCGATCATCGATTTTTTTGACAGTAGGAAATTTACCTTTTTCTCCAATCCTTAGTGTGTCTCTCACGTCAGTAGGAATTGCTTCGTTGAGGTAAATATCGTTGTAACTAAATATCACATCATCTACTGTTAGTGGTTGCCCATCAGACCATTTCAAATTCTCCCGCAGAGTAAATACAATTTTTAATTTGTCATCGGAAATTTGCCATGATTCTGCTAAATTTGGCTCGATTTTACCAGTTATGGGATTTTGAGTAGTTAATCCTTCATAAGTCAACCCAAAAATGTTTGGTGACTCTTGGCTGAGAGGGTAATTAAAAGTTTTGGGATCACTGAGAATACTTTGTACTAATTGAGGTACTTGAGCGGCTGCTGTTTTGTAGTTAAGTGGGTTGCAAGCAGCAACTGTTATTGCAGTTACCAAACTAAGAATTATTAGTAGCCAAAAACGCTTAATT contains these protein-coding regions:
- the argH gene encoding argininosuccinate lyase; the encoded protein is MTKEQTWSQRFESALHPAIARFNASIGFDIELIEYDLTGSQAHAKMLAHTGIISPEEGEQLFIGLEQIRQEYRQGKFQPGVDAEDVHFAVERRLTEIVGDVGKKLHTARSRNDQVGTDTRLYLRDQIQQIKSHLREFQTVLLDIAEKNVETLIPGYTHLQRAQPLSLAHHLLAYFQMTQRDWERLGDVERRVNISPLGCGALAGTTFPIDRHYTANFLQFKSIYANSLDGVSDRDFAIEFLCAASLIMVHLSRLSEEVILWSSEEFRFVTLKDRCATGSSIMPQKKNPDVPELVRGKTGRVFGHLQAMLVIMKGLPLAYNKDLQEDKEGLFDSVNTVKACLEAMTILLQEGLEFRTQRLAQAVTEDFSNATDVADYLAARGVPFREAYNLVGKVVKTSITAGKLLKDLSLEEWQQLHPAFAADIYEAISPRQVVAARNSYGGTGFAQVREELLTARAALEDR
- the larB gene encoding nickel pincer cofactor biosynthesis protein LarB, yielding MTQPEALRSLLEAVANGKVSPDMALDSLKDLAYEKVGEFAKIDHHRHLRTGFPEVIWGPGKTPDQIAQIIAVMRDRNPVVMATRIEPAVYDALQSKVKGLRYYDLARICAITPLDIAPQFEGVISILSAGTADLPVAEEAAVTAELSGFRVQRLWDVGVAGIHRLLNNRHVIESASVLIVVAGMEGALPSVVAGLADCPVIAVPTSIGYGASFGGLAPLLTMLNSCAAGVGVVNIDNGFGAAVLAGQILRTAEKLRLAKPTS
- a CDS encoding ABC transporter substrate-binding protein, translated to MQFASVFSLIKRFWLLIILSLVTAITVAACNPLNYKTAAAQVPQLVQSILSDPKTFNYPLSQESPNIFGLTYEGLTTQNPITGKIEPNLAESWQISDDKLKIVFTLRENLKWSDGQPLTVDDVIFSYNDIYLNEAIPTDVRDTLRIGEKGKFPTVKKIDDRRVEFTTPEPFAPFLSSATANAILPAHALEKSVKTKDSEGKPLFLTKWGVDTPPDQLIVNGPYKLERYDTSQRLIFRRNPYYWRKDAQGNPQPYIERIVWQIVESTDTSLLQFRSGGLDNVGVTPEYFSLLKVQEKQGNFKIYNGGSSPSTTFIFFNLNKGKRDGKPLVDPIKSRWFNTVEFRQAVAYAIDRQTMINNTYRGLGKLQDSPLAVQCPYYISPKDGLKAYDHNPEKAKQLLIKAGFKYNEQDQLIDTQGNRVRFTLLTNAGNKIREAIGTQIKQDLSKIGIQVDFTPLAWNTYTDKITNTLDFDAGLIGFGAGLEPNDSANLWSPQGGSHLFNQKPQAGQKPVEGWEASPWEAKIGELYIKAARELDDAKRKEIYVQTQQLSQEYLPLIHLVNAYSLSAVRDRFEGINFSALGGAFWNIHEIKVTK